A part of Arachis hypogaea cultivar Tifrunner chromosome 12, arahy.Tifrunner.gnm2.J5K5, whole genome shotgun sequence genomic DNA contains:
- the LOC112728288 gene encoding uncharacterized protein: protein MPSPKTHPWNAALYQLTRYKPAELKECAQNIHDLYLSRRGGSLQAVREKYKQHKVYDYLIDTAARDQTRERTNEFLESVKSHDLAKAEILNIINIRPTNIVEIPSLEELEELGSRSSGASNKEA, encoded by the exons ATGCCAAGTCCAAAGACACATCCTTGG AATGCAGCACTTTATCAACTCACTAGATATAAACCTGCCGAATTGAAGGAATGTGCTCAAAATATACATGATCTGTACCTCAGCAGGAGAGGTGGCTCTTTGCAAGCTGTGAGGGAGAAATACAAACAACATAAG GTTTATGATTATCTGATTGATACTGCTGCTCGTGATCAAACAAGAGAGCGCACCAATGAGTTCTTGGAAAGTGTTAAAAGCCATGACCTAGCAAAAGCTGAGATTCTCAACATAATAAACATCAGGCCCACCAACATAGTCGAAATTCCATCACTAGAAGAGTTAGAAGAGTTAGGAAGTAGGTCTTCTGGAGCGAGCAACAAAGAAGCATGA